The DNA window ATGAAGGGGAAGCAAGGGTGCTCAATCAGCAGCAGCAGAGCAGCACTCTGGTGGGctcagaaggagaagggacagctGGGAGACGTGGCGATGCCACTGAGAGGGGAGGATGGAGCAGGGAGGAGTCTGAAGCAGTGCGTCAGCACTGGAGTGGGCCAGACCAGAAAGGGGTGAGCGAGGGACAAGGGGAAGAAGTGTTACGAGAGGAATCCAGGAGGCCTGTGTTTCCTGTTGCCACTGGGGTGATGGCAGTTGGCAGGGGAGGGATCTGTATGGACAGGCTCACGCAGGTCTGCTGAGGACTCCCCCATCAGTCTAGCACTCACGACAAGAATCCTCAGTGTCTGGTTGACCcggaggcccaggcccaggctcagGGCTCCCACCATGGAGATATGGTTGTTGCTGCAACAGAAAGACATGTGCATTGTGCTACCTTCTGAGTTGCTGTGCAGAGCCAGATCATCCCAGCGTCCCAGCTGGCACTGCTGGTGCATCCCCTAGGTAGGGCTTCAATTCCAGTCTCTGCACATGCCCCAGGGATCCTGGGCAGGTCAGTGTGTAGAAGCTGGATGGTGACCCTCCTTCATTGGAGGCTCCCAATGTTCAGGGAGATCACCCGGCTGAGATGCCTGGAGatgtccctccaccccagctgttGCCCCCAGCCCTCAGAGCTCAGCAGATGATCTGCTCCAGCTGACCCCTGGCACCTATCACCATGATAACATCTGTTTTGGAAAACCACCCAGCTCCCTTCCCacaccttctcctcctcctcatgctGGACCCAAATTCTAGGCCTCAGCATAGTACTTGGCCACTTTGTCTCTGAAGCCAGTCCTATTTCTCTCTGACTTCTCAAATTTCAGCATTTTTCATGGAATCCCCTGGCCTTGGCTCCTGCTATGGGATGGAAAGACGGGCAGAACTATAGCAGGCAGGCCCTGCTTACTCTGCAGCCCCTGGGAGGGGCTCAGCCATGGCAGTCCAAGCAGGACCTGTCgggcctctgcctctctccatccctctgaaTCTGTGGCCCCTGCTCTGGTTACCTGCCGAGGGCTAAGTTTGCCTGGGTGTGGAAGAGCAGCTAACACACTGCAGGCCTCCCAGCAGCCACGTGCAGAGCAGAGCATGCACATGTGCCCACTTGTGGGAGTCAGCTTCTCTTCTGACAGGGAGGAAAACTCACAGAGCACCCAGCCCACACCAGGCTCTGATGAAGAGGCTTTTACATACGTTTGTAATTGCTAGCTCCTGCCTGTATGGTAGGAATTATGAGCCCAGCATATAAATGACCTCGAGTGAGAGGACAGAGCTGGGTTCTCCCGGGCTGTGGTCCAAGCCCCAGCACAGACTGGCCAGTTCGGGAATGAAAGTGGCGAACAGTAACAAGATCATGGAGCCCCTTGTCCCTGATGTGGCCTCAGGCCCACGCACTGTGACGTGGGGGACACCCCGTGCTCCTCACCTCATGTTGAGCTCCTCCAACACATTGTTGGTCTTAAGTGCCTCCCCCACTGCAGAGGCTCCAGGATCTCCAAAGCCATTGTACGAGATGTCCAGGACTCTCAGGAAGATGTTTGCCTAGGATACAAAAGAGCAAAGCCATGGGACCACAAGTGACAGTAGGGAAAGGGCCACAGCCTTTAAGCCCAGGGCACCTAGGGTGCAAAGAGCAGGGACTGAGCAGGACAGAGGTGTCAGGGCAGAGTCTCATGGCTTGGATGATGGTGACCAGTAGAGCTGAACAACTGGAAGCACAGCACAGAGGGTGGGTGTGGGTATGAACTCCCCTGAGATTGAGGGGTCTGCCTGTGGCAGCAGGCCCCAGAGACATAGTAAGCAGACCCCACGGCTGCTTGGGGGCCTCTCAAGGAAAAGTACCCCAAAGCACAGAGCAGCTCAGGGGCCCTGAGTTGGGTGAAACCTGCCCAGGGGGCTGTGATGGGGAGAAGGGCGGGAGCTTGTGGGTATGCTGGGAAGACAGGCCTGACACCTTGTGACCAGGGCCCCAGCTCAGCCTCTGTTggagggcaaggcagtggctgccaTCCCCTGAGGAGAACCTGAAAAAGATACCTGACACAGGGGACATTGCAGGTGTTTGGTGCCACCTTTtcaggggctgcagccacccaTTGTTGAGGCCCACAAACCACAACTGTGGGAGCAGGTGCGCGCTGGGATCCAAGGGCGCAAGGGTGTCTCTCAAGGAAGCACTTGTGCGTGCCCCATAGTGAGCATGTGTCACCAGTCTGTGCACTGTCCCCTACCAGCAGAGTGTCTGTGATATCTGGGGAAGGTGTGCCACCTTCAGCTGGAGAGCCCTCAGTAAGTGACTTGAGATTGGGCACAGTGTATTGAAGTCATTAAATGGGGCTGAGAAAATTAAGGACACctaatgaaatatttcttaagctctgCTTAAAAGATCCAAGGCTCATTTCTGAAGAGCTGCAGCGATGGGGAGCTAGCCCTTGGGAGACTTGGCTTCAAGGGGCAGGCTGGAGGGGCTGgctgtggggtgggatgggggttgCAAACCTCATACCCCCAGTCCTCTGGCAAAAGAGACAGCTCCTGGGCCTCGAAGATGATTCCAGCTTATGTTAAGCTCTGTGAGTCCTGTATTTTCTGCCAAGGCTGGTCCAAGCATCTCCCCTTCCGAAACACCAAGACAGACATTCGTATTCACTCTGTTCATTCTTTCAAAGAATAATTCTGATGTCCACGGTGTGACAGGGTCTCTGCTGGGCATGAGGGTCACAGTTGAACCCACCGTGGGCTTTCCCTGCTTCCAAGGATTTCATGTTTAGTGGGGGAGATATAAGTACAAATGAATGGGATGTGAGCTATTACAACTACAAACTGGAGATATGGGAGCAGAGTGGAGGTAACCCTATTGAGGGAATGGTCAGGAAAGTGGGGACAGAGGAGATAAGCTTGAAGACTAAGGGACTCACCACGCATGCCTGTACGCAAAGAGCAGACGAGGAAAGACAAATGTGCAGAGGCACGGGGGGCATGGGGCACTGGGAGGAATACTGCCAGCCTggctctgggggcaggggcaggggcagcctgtGAAATGAGGAGTGTTGGGCCACTGAGAGACGGTGAGAGGGCTTAAATGCCAGGCCAAGGGTCTTGGGCACTGCCCTATTATTGGCAAGGAAGCAGGGAGGTCTTTAATAAGTGAAAagtctggctcagttggttgggcattgttccgcAAAGTGAgggttctccagttccattctttgtcagggcacatgctcgggttgcaggttcagtccctggttggggcatgtagaagaggcaaccgatccatgtttctccctcacatttgtgtttctatccctctctttgtccctcctttcccctctctctcaaaataagtaaaatcttttttaaaaagaagtggcaGGCTGGATTCCTCAGAGGGTATAGGGGAtggactggggtgggtgggggcagagatAAGAGGCTAGGGAACTAGTTGAAAGGCTTATGCCACAGTCTAGGCAGGAGGTGACGAGACAGACACAGCTGTTGTGGAGAGGAGGCAGTTGTGGTAGAGAAAGGAAATGGTGAGGGGAGGCATGTGGGGTGAGAGACGCTAAGAGATATTTAGTATGTAAAGTGAGCAGAAGCCCCAGCCACCCACACACCCCGCTCTTCACTGTCATCACTCTACCATTCTGACCTCTTCCAGGTCCAAAGTGCCAGCACCAACACACCTCCTGGCTGTTGCCCTGTGTGGAACTGTTGATGCCCCTCTTCACCTGGCTAACGGCTCGTCCGTCTAATCTGGGCTCTTTCCTGCTCAGCTCAGCTGGGCTACCTTGGGCCTCATGTCCACTCCTTTCATCCTTCCAGGCTCTGGCCATTAGACCTCTCTCCGCCTGGTGTGTCTCCCCCCCTCAGCCTGGTCCCCTGGTCCCAGCACCTAGCATAGGTCTAGCAAGGCTGGTCTGAAGAAATGCACAGAGGAAAACCAGATGAACTTACTGAGCACAGCGCGCAGCCAGAACACTGGCCAGCAGACACTTTTAGCACCTTGGAGAGCTCCCGCAAAGCTGTCAGGCAGCCCTGTGCTGCTGCCCTGAGAACAGGATTCCAGACTGAGCCCTGCACAGGGTCTGACTCCCACAAGTTCTCAGCTACGGTACTTTCCTCTTCCTCAGACACTTCCAGGGCCGGGAGGAGATGGTGGTGGTCCCTCACTTTGTAGGGAAGCCCTACTTTGCTAAACAGCTGGGGTATAAGAAGTTTCTTGTACATGCATGCGTGAATTAACCTCTCGTAATTTTAATGCTCGGTCTTTGTGACCCCTGCAGACAACCTATGAAGTAGGTGCTGCTGTTACGGTGGGTcaggtggggagactgagacCCAAGCTCCTTCACCCCTCGGGGGAGTCAGGCCCACCCACGGATCCTCACTTGGGGAAATAAAATGGCCCTCTATGTCTGTTCTTTTCCAGGCTGAGGACCCCCAGCTCTATAATTTGTGCAGCCTTCGCAGGGCCTTAGCTTCCAGCCccctccatcctggctgcctcTCTGGCACTTGCCCTCTGATGGTGTAGGCCCAGAGGGACGCCTATACTTAGTTTGTTGAAAGTCTGAAATgagtttctcttttaatttcacTGACTTCTCATGATAATTATCTTAGAAGGCAAACTGGCTCTCTGGCAGTTAAATTCTAGGGCTGATTCTCACGGGCCAGGGATGGTGCCACAACATTCACTCTAAGCAGCTTGAGACAGAGCAGCGATTTCCAGACTTTCTGGATCAGACAAATCTCCTTGGGCATCTGGTACAATTCAGATGCATGGATAACCCCGTCcgtcccaccaccaccacccaagaGTCTGGTTCAGCTGGTGTCCAGGGATCTGTATTCCTAACCCAGGGTCCCAGGTGATTTTTATCATTGATTGGGTGGTTGAGAGCAGGCAAAGCAGATAGcccatgcaaaggccctgggcaTGAGAGAGAGTAGTAAGACCAAGGAATCCCACTGCTGTCTTCCACAGCACTTAGAATAAATCTGCCTGCCTTTCACCAGGATTTGTAGCTCTACAGCCCCCTGTTGCTTCTCCACCCCAAGGCCTCGCCACTCTCCCCTGACTCACTAGCCCAGTCACTCTGTTATCTGTCAGTCTGGGAGATAGGCCTGCATGCTCTCTGTCCTTCTGCTTGAAATGCTCTCCATCTGATCTTGCCATGGCTGATTCCTGCCCACCCTGCCTATCTCAGTTTAAATGTCATCTCTGTCCAGAGGCCACCCTGGCCACCCCTCTAGTGAGTGGTCCCAATTCTTCTCTAGAATCatgccctgttttttttttaagcatcaaGAATTATGGAAAATTATGTTGTTAATATGTGTTCCTTAAGGCCAggggctttgttttgttcatggctAGATTCTTAGTGGCCAAATCAGCTCCCAACAGAAGTAGCAGGAGGCATGGAGGTATTCATGGAGTGgattaagaggctctctgtggaAAGAGTGGGAAAGGGGCAGGTCGAAGTGGGAcctggggagcagcagccagAGCATGGATGCTCAGATTGGTCCTGCCaaccccacccacctctccccagGAAGCTCATGCTCAAGCACCCCAtggtggccctggccagataCTACCTGCTTGGTCATTTAGCTGGTTATAGCTCAGGTCAAGGGACTTCAGGCCTGTGTGGGCCAGCAGGAGTTCAGCAAAGTACTGGGCTGCCTGCTCCTCCAGGCTGTTCCCTGACAGCTGGACCTTCCGTATGGCTGGGTTTGCCATGAGGGCGGCACAGACGACCTGGGCTCCCACCGCTCCCAGCTGATTCTCTGACAGGTCCACATCTGGGGGTCAGCACCAGTCCTCAGTCAGTGGGATTCAAAGCCAGGCACCATCCTCCTCCACCCTTCTTTACCCCCCAAACCTCCAGGCCAGAGGCAGCAGAAGGGCTTTGTAGCCAAACCATCCTGGGGCACATGGTGATTCTGACACCTATCAGCGGGGTTTCCTCAGGCCCCAGGCAGCTCCCCTGATGCCCATCCCCACCCCGTGTATCCAGTTACTTTTTTGCCAAGGGGCTAAAACCACCTACTTCCTGTTGCTGTGGAGAATGCTCGTGGTGGAGGTGCAGCCACCCTGTCGATTGTTGGTGACTGGCAGCCCACCCACAGAAGCCCTCACTGCTACATTTCCGGGACTGGCAACAACAGTCTAGGTGGCCATGCTCAGGGCACTTATGTGGGCCACACGCAGTTTCACCGATGCTCACTCATCACATCCTCAAGGGCTAAGTGGTATTGTTGGGCCATTTCCCAGATTGGCAACTGAGACCCAGCAAGGTTTGGTTCCTGCCCAGGATTACTCCACTCTTTGGTGGCAGAGGTGGCATTTGGATCCAGCCCCACCAAAAatccacccagccctccctcctctcactctgcccagcccccacctgtgtgtCAAAGGACCCTCCAACTTGCATTCAGTCATTCGGAGACCACCATGTGAAGAGTAGGCTGGccaggggaggaggtgagtgggtggggtgggttggTCAGGATAGGAGTGGCATCCAGCGTCGGATGCACCACAGAGGGCCTAACTCCACCCTTGGGATGAGGTCACACTCCAGcaaccccagccagccccaggtGAGAAGGTCTGGCTGTGTGTATGAGGGGGTATACCCCTTAGGAAAGAGAGGACCCACGTCTGCCCACCTGCCCTAGGTTCAGCACCTACCACAGATGCTGCTGCTttttctcagggcacatgccagggcaGCCGCACCAGCCCCACAGAGCCCGTTGTCCCGAAGGTCCAGACGCTTGATATAAGGATTAGAGGTTAGTGCAGAAGCCAGAGCCTGGGCCCCCTGCAACAGAGAGGGTCCTGAAGGGCCTGGTGATTCCCAGGGCCGAAGGCCCAGACACAGATAGCTACTACTCTGGCTCACATTTCCAGAGCCAAGCCTGCTTGGTGCCTTCTGGGTGGAAGGCCCTCCTTTCCCTACATGACTAGGGGTCACCTGCTTCTCATTCTAGGATCCTCCCAGCTGTCACCTCCTGGAGCCTCTCCTGGCCCTGTAGCATGTTAGATGCCCCCTGCAGGCTCCCCAGCCCTTTACTGAGCTCTGTCATAGCCCCGATCCCACCTGTCACCCAGATGTGGGAGTGGGataggcctggcacagagcaaggcCTGGGAGTGTGCAAGATGGACTCAGGAGGAAGGCCACACCCATGGCTGCCTCCTCCcagttcctctccctcccagcccggCCCCAGGGTTCCTCCAGGGGTACCTGGGGCCCCAGACCACGGTACCGCAGGTTCAGCTCTGGGGCTCTCCCTTGGTGCAGAAAGCAGGAGGCGGGCACGGCGCCGTAGGCCTGGCATGACCTCAGATAGAGCGTGTCTGTGACCAGTTCTCCAAGTCCATAGGTGCCTGGTAGGAGACAGGGAGAAGAATGTGGGTCTCTATTCAGGCACAGCCAGCCACCTTCCAAGGGCTCCCTGTCTTCTGTCACTACCCAGCATTTTAACATCACTCTAGAAGTATGTCAATGGTGGAACGTCTGATGCTCCCAGGAGCATTGCAGGGAGGGACAAGGGCTAGAGCTGCCACCGCTGCGCTGAAGGTGTCCCACGGAGGGGACAGAGGCCTCTGTCCACTCAGCCCTAGCCTGTCCCCTCTACCACTGCCGGAGACCGGCCTGGCAACCCCTGCCCGGGGGCACCTTCAGTCTCCAGGTAGAAGTCTGAGTCTGTGTCCGAACCCTCCTCGGCCTCCAGGGCCCCTGTAAGACTCCCAGCGGCAGCTGCCACTGcctctttctcctgctcttcaTTCTCCTCTGACTTCCCGCAGGCACCCGTCGTGGTTACACTCATTCTGCGATTGCGGGCTCCAAGGCTGGGACTGCGTTCCACCGCCCCTGAACCCAGCCAGGGAATTTGGGCGGAGCCTCCGGCTTCTTCCACCAATCGCGTGTGGTGTGCAGCGAACAGGCGCCCGCTGCTGCAAAAAGAGACGCGGTAGCCTTAACAACTTGGTGTTGATGGTTGCCGCAGAAACGGCCGCTGGTCTGCTTGACCTTGAGTAGGATCCCAGTTAGGCAGACAAGAACACGAGCCCCCGGCAGGCGCAATGTTGGGCGCTTTGCAGGCGCTTGTTCTCCCTAATGTCTCACACAGTTCGAGCATCGCCCACCTTCCCACGAACTGGGGAAGATGCCTGACTCCAGGCTTTTACTCCCTGAGCTTCTGCGGTAGGGACAGCTAGCTATGTGAGGGCATCACACGGGAGGGCTTGGGGCATCTTGTGGAGCCTGGCCACCCTCCTCTGGGGACAGAGTCAGGCTCTCTGTGGGTCTCAGTTCTCACTCATGCTCTAGCGTCTGTATGCAGCTTCCTTCACCAGGAATATCCATTCCTCCCCAACTTGGTTGAACTTCAGAATTTTCACGTTTGAGTTCAGAGGTCGCTTCTTTCTGAAGATTTCCTTGACCCTTCCTGGGGACTCCTGCAGCCCCCAGGCCGTCCTCTCACAGCACCTATAACACCTGTCACCCCCTCGTCACCCAAGGAAGTGAGGCCAGAGGACAGCGGGAAGGGGCTTCTCTCTGTGGGCCCAGGGTCCCCCAGAGAAAGACTGGAGACAGTGAAAGGTCCGGggcagctgggggatgggactgagcccagggcgggggggtgggggatggggggtggaggCTGGATTCTGTCCCAAATAGATTCTGTCCCTTTAATAGCTGTTAGCCTGGTCCTTCTTGGGCTCCTGCTTTATCTCCTGTTCAGCTGTGACTGCAGCTGCTGTGCTGACTCATGTGCCCCAGCAGCCAGCAGGAGCTGGGAGCATGGGCTCCCTAGGGGCCTTGACTGGCTGGGGGCTTCTGGATTACAAGACTGAGAAGTATGTGATGACCAGGAACTGGCGGGTGGGCGTCCTGCAGAGGCTGCTGCAGCTTGGGGTCGTGGTCTACGTGGTAGGGTAAGAGAACAGCTTTTGGCCACACTGGCCGGAGGGACTGTGACCGGTCCTGCTGGGCTGAGGGTTGAAGGTTTGACTCTTTAGGGGCCGGGCTAGTGGTAGTGGAGGCAGGGCAGGTTGCGACAGGGTAGTGGGTAGGGGGAAGGAAGGGTCTCTGTCCATGTAGGGGCCTGTGGGCACAAGAGcaagctgtgtgtctgtgtcttcctGTGTGCCTCTTCTTGGCCTTGCCCCTAGCCCCTTGTTGGgctctgggcacagagcaggaagGGCTCCACCCCTGCCTGGGGCAGTGCAGGAAGTGGTCTCTGACACCAGGGAGAGCTGGAACCTAAGGCCCCTGACAGAGACCACCAGTTctggctggggaagagggagggtgtTGGCTTGTGAAGGAGGTAGTGGGCATTTCCAAGCCCATGGCTGCCTACTAGGAGACATCCACGTGGGCACTGACTCTCCAATGATGGCCTGTGCTTGTGGCCTGTTCAGGGTATTccgggttggggggtggggacacgAGGGTGAAGAGGGGGCAGGGGACCTGAGTGGTGTACTGGTAACCTATagtgagtgaggaagagagactgAGCAAGCAGGgcctagctctgccacttctcACAGTGTGCCAGGGACACACTGTACTGCCCATCACCTCCTCCCCAGGTGGGCCCTCCTCGCCAACAAAGGCTACCAGGTACAGGACGTGGACCCCCAGATTTCCATTATCACCAAACTCAAAGGGGTTTCTGTGACCCAGATCAAGGAGCTGGGGAATCGGCTGTGGGATGTGGCTGACTTCGTGAAGCCGGCACAGGTGGGTGTGTCAGCTGCTAGGCGCTGATGCCTCTGACACCACCATTGCAGCGAGTGTGTGCAAGAGAGGCATGCGATGCCAGAGGAGGGTGCTGGCACCGTCACAGGGCTGGGCTTAGGAAGAGCCTCACAGAGGAATGGCACCCGGACAGGGATATCGGGAATGTGTAAGAAGTGCCCAGGTGAGTGAGAGGAGGGGTcaggaggccaggccaggagaGCTACATTTACAAAGGTTGCATCTGAAAAATAATGGAATGTTTAGAAACTTGACACTGAGCTTGAGCTTGAGGGTGAAGTGGGAGAGGACTGGAGGTCCAGGGCCTGGAACTTCCTGCATgctcacctccctgccccagggtGCTGCTGTCAgaccctcctcctctgccctcccacacTACACTTCGGGCCGCTTCTCCTTCTACCCAGATTGTCCACGGCCTGTTTCTCCTCTGTCCTGCTGGTGCCCAAATTGTGACCTGGTGAGCACTGGCCCCAAGCACACCCACCGTGTCCAAagaaaaatctcttccctttcccaatGTGTCCTGTGTTCATCCATCAGTGCCAGAGCTGGACTCAGGTGGACAtcttcctgtccctcccccatcCTATCCATCTCCTAACAGTTTCCACTGTGGCACTTGCCCTGCCTGGCTGAGGCTGTGGTCTTCTAGTGAGTCCCCAGGTGCACCCATGCAGCAGCCAGGCGGAGCTTTCACATGTGACGTCATCCGAGCCTGCCAGCCCTTGCTTTCACCCTCGGAAGGTTTCCTGTCCATGATGGTGGCCACCAAGTCCCTCTAGGTCCTGGCCACTGCCATacacctctgccctctgcccagcccttgCCTCCCCTTCCTGGGTGTACATTGCCCCAAATTCACAGAGCTCTCGTGCTCAGCACATGGGTGCCAGCCACCCTTCCTGTTCCTGGCCACCTTTTTGCCCAGGCAGAACTCACCACCTGCTCCCCTGGCTCTTGGCCATGCGTGCAAGGAGGGATCCACCTTCCCACCAGCCTGGGAGGGTGCTCAGCCTAACTCAGTGCTGGATCTTTAGTGCCTAGAAACGCTCTTAGAAAATTCTGAGTGAGTGAAAGTGGATATGAGAAATAAACTTGTCTCAGAGAGGCAGACACAGGCTCAGAAATGGCCAGAAACTCAGCCAGCCCCCCATCACCTCTCCTTGCATTTGCCCCATGGAGGTATTGTCCTGGGGCCCGGGGTGATGACTCGATGAGGCCAgggctccttccctcccacacagAGCTGCCAGCTGCCGTCCTCTCCCGTGGAGGGAGCCTTGCAGGCGCAAACCCCGACCCTTGTCTTCCAGGGAGAAAATGTGTTCTTCTTGGTGACCAACTTCCTTGTGACACCACAACAGGTTCAGGGCAGGTGCCCAGAGGTAAGGATGCCCAGGAGCCTTGCAGCCTTGGGTCACCAGCCgtgtcctcctttctccttcccagggTGACAAATGGCTCATTATGTGCTACTGTGTCCCAGGCACTGGGACACAGCCTTTATGTGAATCGTTCATTCAGTCTTCATGAGCACCCTGCCCGGTGGGAATTGCTGCAATTCCCATTtaagatgagaagactgaggctcagtgagttgagtTGCTTACCCAAGGCCTCCCAGCCTGTGGGTGACAGGACTCTGACCTCTGAGAGGGAGGCTTCCAGAGCCTTCCACTGTCATTCCCTGTGGGGTATCCAGGTCCCTCCCAATTCTGGTTCTGCCCCTCGGCACTCTCAAGGCTGTCAGGGTGACAGTGTGACCCCCAGAACTGGGCACAATGCCCAGGGGTCTCATAGCAAGAGCCAGGCTGGGaggtcccctccccttctccatgCCCAGCCTCTATTGATGTGTCCCCAGGCAGTTTTCGTTTTGGATGGCAAACATGGCACACCCCTGCATACGAGTTCAGGTGTACTTATGATCTCTGGGTACTTTTTGCTGTGACTGTGACCGAGCAAGAGCCCCACCCTCTGTTCATTTCTCAagcagaaatgcagattctcccCCTGAAATCTTACCTTTTCCCTCACCTAGACCTGTGACCAAGCAAGAGCTCACAGCCCAATGTGCATATGCAGAAGCCCACACTGGTACCAAAACTGTCACCTTACCAAGCAAGGGCTCACTCCCCAATGCACATTGGGGCAAATTCTATGGTACCAGCTCTTGGGAAAAGAAAGAGTTTTATTTGCGAGTTTGGCCAGCAAAGAGATAGGTAAGGCTCAGATCTGTCACCCTTAATCCAGGGTTGGTGTGGACAGGGGATTATAAGAGGCCTCAGCTCCGGTTCTTCCTGGACAGCAGACCCTTTACTCCTGAAAGTTCCCCTGTGTTCAGGTTCTGGTCCTGTCCTGGTCCTTTGGTCCCATGGTAGTGGGGGGGCAGTTGAAGGTTCACAAGGGTTAGATTGTACATGGTGTTCCAAGGTGGAAACTTTGGCTCTGGGTCTTGTTAGAAGCAGAACCAGTTTTAGGTCGTCCCGCAGTTACAGGCACGCCCCTGGGATCTGGGTGTGTCACAGAGCACACTCGCTGTTCTCCCCCCCCAAATTGGGgtttttccccaatttttttattgcaataaaatacacaaaatgtaagatttatcatcttaaccatttttaggtgtacagtttCCCAGCTGTAATTTCATTTGAACAGTTGAGACCAGGACATAGCCCCGGAACCTACCTCCCTGGTGACA is part of the Desmodus rotundus isolate HL8 chromosome 7, HLdesRot8A.1, whole genome shotgun sequence genome and encodes:
- the LRRC74B gene encoding leucine-rich repeat-containing protein 74B isoform X3 — its product is MSVTTTGACGKSEENEEQEKEAVAAAAGSLTGALEAEEGSDTDSDFYLETEGTYGLGELVTDTLYLRSCQAYGAVPASCFLHQGRAPELNLRYRGLGPQRLDLRDNGLCGAGAAALACALRKSSSICDVDLSENQLGAVGAQVVCAALMANPAIRKVQLSGNSLEEQAAQYFAELLLAHTGLKSLDLSYNQLNDQAGEMLGPALAENTGLTELNISWNHLRGPGAVSFARGLGANIFLRVLDISYNGFGDPGASAVGEALKTNNVLEELNMSNNHISMVGALSLGLGLRVNQTLRILVVSRNPMRSEGCLGVLKSVQGNPVSALELLDFSDIQVNQEFDDLASSVKAVLPGLCIKTGAGRVQYRKELLAVFGPASAPK
- the LRRC74B gene encoding leucine-rich repeat-containing protein 74B isoform X2 is translated as MSVTTTGACGKSEENEEQEKEAVAAAAGSLTGALEAEEGSDTDSDFYLETEGTYGLGELVTDTLYLRSCQAYGAVPASCFLHQGRAPELNLRYRGLGPQALASALTSNPYIKRLDLRDNGLCGAGAAALACALRKSSSICDVDLSENQLGAVGAQVVCAALMANPAIRKVQLSGNSLEEQAAQYFAELLLAHTGLKSLDLSYNQLNDQAGEMLGPALAENTGLTELNISWNHLRGPGAVSFARGLGANIFLRVLDISYNGFGDPGASAVGEALKTNNVLEELNMSNNHISMVGALSLGLGLRVNQTLRILVVSRNPMRSEGCLGVLKSVQGNPVSALELLDFSDIQVNQEFDDLASSVKAVLPGLCIKTGAGRVQYRKELLAVFGPASAPK
- the LRRC74B gene encoding leucine-rich repeat-containing protein 74B isoform X1; this encodes MSVTTTGACGKSEENEEQEKEAVAAAAGSLTGALEAEEGSDTDSDFYLETEGTYGLGELVTDTLYLRSCQAYGAVPASCFLHQGRAPELNLRYRGLGPQGAQALASALTSNPYIKRLDLRDNGLCGAGAAALACALRKSSSICDVDLSENQLGAVGAQVVCAALMANPAIRKVQLSGNSLEEQAAQYFAELLLAHTGLKSLDLSYNQLNDQAGEMLGPALAENTGLTELNISWNHLRGPGAVSFARGLGANIFLRVLDISYNGFGDPGASAVGEALKTNNVLEELNMSNNHISMVGALSLGLGLRVNQTLRILVVSRNPMRSEGCLGVLKSVQGNPVSALELLDFSDIQVNQEFDDLASSVKAVLPGLCIKTGAGRVQYRKELLAVFGPASAPK